ATGACCACGTAGTCGCCGCGGAACCACGGCTGGATCTCGCGGATGCGGTCGATGTTCACGATGGCCGAGCGGGAGATGCGCAGGAAGCGGCGCGGGTCCAGCACCTCGGAGAGCTGCGTCATGGTCTCGCGGATGGTGTGCACGGCGGGGCCGGCGTGCACCTTCACGTACTTCCCATCGGCCTCCAGCCAGTCGATGTCGGCCACGCGCTGCAGGAAGGCGCGCTCGCCCACGCGGATCACCAGCCGCTCGCGCCAGCTGCGCGTGCCGCGCAGCTCGTCGAGCAGCGCCAGGATCTGCCGCCGGTCGCCGCCGGCGTCGGGGCGGCGCAGATGGGCGCGCGCCCGGTCGACCGCGCGGGCCAGCCGCTCCTCGTCGAACGGCTTCAGCAGGTAGTCCAGCGCGTGCACGTCGAACGCCCGCAGCGCGTACTGGTCGTACGCGGTCACGAACACCACCTCGGGGATGTCGGGGGCGAGCTGCGAGAGCACCGCGAAGCCGTCCAGCCCCGGCATCTGGATGTCCAGGAAGATCAGGTCGGGGCGCTGCTCGCGCACGGCGTCCACCGCCTGCGTGCCGCTGCCGCACTCGCCGATCACCTCCACGTCGTCGTGGGCGTCCAGCATGCGGCGCAGGAGCTCGCGGGCCAGCGGCTCGTCGTCGACGATCAGGGAACGAAGGGGCATGGGGATGGAAGATCTCGATCGATCGGGGTAGATCCGGACTCGTTCGTCCTGCGGATTCCGTTGGATCTCACGCGGAGACGCGGAGTCGCGGAGAACTCATCTCCATCTCCCGCTTCTTCTCTACTCCGCGACTCTCCACGCGAGGCGGGGCGCCGCGGAGACGCGGGGGTGGTGAACACCGGACCTCCGCGACTCCGCGTCTCCGCGTGAGATCCAGCGATGGATGGAGAAGCGCTATGCCTATGCCGCGGTGGAATACGGGGCGCCGGCACCCTCCACCCACTCGTCCCGGTCCCACCAGGCATCGGCGGAGGGCGCGCGCTCCAGCGTGCCGGCGGGAAGCTCGATGCGCACCTCGCATCCCCCCTCCGGCCGGTCGGAGATGGAGAAGCGGTGCGAGTCGCCGTACAGCTGCTGAAGCCGCAGCCGGGTGTTCCCCAGCCCCACGCCCTCGCGGGCCACGGCGCCGCCCGCCAGCCCCGCCCCGTCGTCCAGCACGCGGATCGCCAGCCGGCCGTCGGCCACGGCGCTCTCCACGCGCACGGTGCCCGGCCGCTCCAGCCGCGAAAGGCCGTGGGTGATGGCGTTCTCCACCAGCGGCTGCAGGAGGAGGCGGGGGACCATCAGGCGGCGCGTCCCGGGCGCCAGATCGTAGAACACCCGCAGCCGCGCCCCGAAGCGGATGCGCTGGATCTCCACGTAGCGGTCCAGGAACTCCACCTCTTCCTCGAGCGACACCTCGTAGCGCGAGTCGTTGTCCAGCGACAGGCGCAGCAGGTCGGAAAGCCGCGTGATCATCCGCCGCGCCGCGGGCACGTCGCGCTCCATCAGCGCGGAAACGGCGTGCAGGGTGTTGAACAGGAAGTGCGGCTGCAGCTGCATGCGCAGCAGGTCGCCCCGCGCGCGCTCCAGCTGCGTCTGCAGCCGCGCCCCTCGCACGGCGCGGATGCGGCTCTCGCGCGCCAGCTGCACCGCCGTGCCCGCCCCCAGGATGATGAAGTAGAAGGGCATGATCGTGGCGAAGATGCGCTGGAACTCCACCAGCACGCTCTCGGCGAAGGCCGCCATCCCGGGGATCGGCACCTCGCGGAACGGCGCCTTCACCGCGGCGATCAGGATCAGCGTCAGGAACACCGCCGCCGCGCTGAGCGGCAGGTGCAGCGCCACGTTGCGCCAGCGGTGCGGCCCGTGCACGGGAAGGCGGCGCGCCAGCCAGAAGATGGAGGGCGTGGCCAGCAGCCAGATGAACCAGTTGGGAAGCTCGAAGGCGAAGAGGGTGATCCAGGGCTCCGGCTGCTTCATCCGGATGAGCACCCAGTAGTTCTCGGTGGCGATGAGCGCGGAGACCACGACCGCCGCCGCGACCGCGGCCAGGTAGCCGGAGAGCGGCCACCGCGTGACGTCGCCGGCGTGGATGTCGCCGCCGGGGCGCGGCGGCCGTCTGGAGGGCGTGGGAGCGGGCTGCATAGGGCGACGGCGATGCGTATGAAGTGAACCCGGCGCGCGGACGTGAGCGGGAAGGAAGCAAATCTACTCCTCCCGCCCCCGCCGTCACGCGCCGGGGAACGAAGCCCGGAGGCCGGGGAGTGAGCGTGCACGGAAGCGGTATGGACGCGATTTGTCCAATCCTCCCGAACCGCCCGTCTCCCACGATCGGCCGAAACGACCGGACCCCGCACGGTGCCGCGCGGGGTCCGCCCTGCTACTCCGCGCCCAGGTTGCGGCGCAGCAGCGCCTCGGGGTCGGGGTCGCGCCCCATGAACTCGCGGAAGAGCTGGTCGGGGTCGGTGTCGTCGCCGCGCGACAGCACGCAGTCCACGAAGGCGCGGCCGGTCTCGCGGTTGAACAGTCCCTCGCGCTCGAAGCGGCTGAAGGCGTCGGCGTCCAGCACCTCGCTCCACAGGTAGCTGTAGTACCCGGCCGCGTACCCGCCCGAGAAGATGTGCGAGAAGCTGGTGATGAAGTGGTCGCGCGCGAACTCGGGGCGGTGGGTGAAGCGCCCCATCACCTCCTGCGCGCGCTCCACCACGTCCTGCCCCGACGCGGGATCGTAGGCCACGTGCAGGTCCAGATCCACCGTGCCGAAGGCGAGCTGGCGCATCTGGAAGTGCGCGGCCATGAAGGTGCGCGCCGCCTGCATCTTGGCGTACAGCTCGTCCGGGATGGGCTCGCCCGTCTGCCAGTGGCGAGCGAACAGGTCCAGCGCGGGGCGCTCCCAGGTCCAGTTCTCCATGATCTGGCTGGGAAGCTCCACCCAGTCGGCCGGCACGTGCGTCCCCCCCAGCTCGGCGACCTCTACACGAGAGAGCATGTGGTGCAGCATGTGGCCGAACTCGTGGAACACCGTTTCCACCTCGCGGTGGGTGAGCAGCGCCGGGCGCGCGCCCTCGGGCGGCGAGACGTTGGCGGCGATGAGCGCCAGGTGCGGCTCCCACCCCTCCGGGCGCGGCCCGCCGACGATGAGGCCGTTCATCCACGCCCCGGCGCGCTTGCTCTCGCGCGGGTACCAGTCGGTGTAGAAGCGGCCCAGGACGGTGCCGGACTCGTCCTCCATCTCCCACGCCCGCACCTGCGGGTGCCAGAGCTCGTCGGCGGGCGCGTCCACCGGGCGCACGGAGACGCCGAAGAGGCGGCGGGTGATCTCGAACATCCCCTCGAGCACGCGGTCCAGCGGGAAGTACGGGCGCAGCGCCTCGGCATCCAGGTCGTAGCGCGCCAGCCGCATGCGCTCCACCGCGAAGGCCGTGTCCCACGGCTCCAGCCGCTCCAGCCCCAGCTCCTCGCGCGCGAACGCCTCCAGCTCGGCCTTCTCGCGCTC
The DNA window shown above is from Longimicrobium sp. and carries:
- a CDS encoding LytTR family DNA-binding domain-containing protein codes for the protein MPLRSLIVDDEPLARELLRRMLDAHDDVEVIGECGSGTQAVDAVREQRPDLIFLDIQMPGLDGFAVLSQLAPDIPEVVFVTAYDQYALRAFDVHALDYLLKPFDEERLARAVDRARAHLRRPDAGGDRRQILALLDELRGTRSWRERLVIRVGERAFLQRVADIDWLEADGKYVKVHAGPAVHTIRETMTQLSEVLDPRRFLRISRSAIVNIDRIREIQPWFRGDYVVIMQNGAEVTSTRGYRDTLKSLLSGET
- a CDS encoding sensor histidine kinase, with product MQPAPTPSRRPPRPGGDIHAGDVTRWPLSGYLAAVAAAVVVSALIATENYWVLIRMKQPEPWITLFAFELPNWFIWLLATPSIFWLARRLPVHGPHRWRNVALHLPLSAAAVFLTLILIAAVKAPFREVPIPGMAAFAESVLVEFQRIFATIMPFYFIILGAGTAVQLARESRIRAVRGARLQTQLERARGDLLRMQLQPHFLFNTLHAVSALMERDVPAARRMITRLSDLLRLSLDNDSRYEVSLEEEVEFLDRYVEIQRIRFGARLRVFYDLAPGTRRLMVPRLLLQPLVENAITHGLSRLERPGTVRVESAVADGRLAIRVLDDGAGLAGGAVAREGVGLGNTRLRLQQLYGDSHRFSISDRPEGGCEVRIELPAGTLERAPSADAWWDRDEWVEGAGAPYSTAA
- a CDS encoding M3 family metallopeptidase; the protein is MTVTEDLVDTNPLLSRELPIAFGRITPEHVVPAIRHALAEAERELEELVAHPGERTYENTLARLDEVGERLGRVIRPVSHLVHVLSSPELRGAYEEVLPEFSAFYARLPLDPRLWQVIRDFAETGEAKALSGVRARHLEKTVLAFRRAGADLPPDRKARVEELKIEQSRILADFSNHVLDSTNAWELVLTDEADLAGLPESARTQARAAAQAKGVDGWRFTLHQPSWQPFMQYAERRDLRQRIHQAYMSRASEGPHDNRPIIRRVLEIRRELAGLLGYRDWADYVLEDSMARSGGRAVRFEEDLTERTRPFWEREKAELEAFAREELGLERLEPWDTAFAVERMRLARYDLDAEALRPYFPLDRVLEGMFEITRRLFGVSVRPVDAPADELWHPQVRAWEMEDESGTVLGRFYTDWYPRESKRAGAWMNGLIVGGPRPEGWEPHLALIAANVSPPEGARPALLTHREVETVFHEFGHMLHHMLSRVEVAELGGTHVPADWVELPSQIMENWTWERPALDLFARHWQTGEPIPDELYAKMQAARTFMAAHFQMRQLAFGTVDLDLHVAYDPASGQDVVERAQEVMGRFTHRPEFARDHFITSFSHIFSGGYAAGYYSYLWSEVLDADAFSRFEREGLFNRETGRAFVDCVLSRGDDTDPDQLFREFMGRDPDPEALLRRNLGAE